A genomic window from Blastococcus saxobsidens DD2 includes:
- a CDS encoding CoxG family protein: protein MNLDGSAVLHGDPEQVWAVITDPAVLARTIPGCETLEQVGDDEYRMNVSVGVGAIRGTYAGEVKLSDKAHPTSYVMHASGAGAPGNARAQVTINLEPADAGMTTLTYSADAVIGGPVAGVGQRMITGVAKRMAGQFFKAIDDELTGAAVPAAAAPSAAAVSSTAAPAAPGEAAAAPAPAVFAGKAGVPAGTPGDVQTLALGAVGGAVLTLIGVLVGYRLGRRG from the coding sequence GTGAACCTCGACGGCTCTGCGGTGCTGCACGGCGACCCCGAGCAGGTGTGGGCCGTGATCACCGACCCGGCCGTGCTGGCGCGGACCATCCCCGGTTGCGAGACGCTCGAGCAGGTCGGCGACGACGAGTACCGGATGAACGTCTCGGTGGGCGTCGGCGCGATCCGCGGGACGTACGCGGGCGAGGTCAAGCTGTCGGACAAGGCCCACCCGACGTCGTACGTCATGCACGCCTCCGGGGCCGGTGCGCCCGGCAACGCTCGGGCGCAGGTGACGATCAACCTCGAGCCGGCCGACGCCGGGATGACGACGCTGACCTACTCGGCCGACGCCGTCATCGGCGGGCCGGTCGCGGGCGTGGGCCAGCGGATGATCACCGGCGTCGCGAAGCGGATGGCCGGGCAGTTCTTCAAGGCGATCGACGACGAGCTGACCGGTGCCGCGGTCCCTGCCGCCGCTGCTCCGTCGGCCGCCGCGGTGAGCTCGACGGCCGCGCCGGCTGCTCCCGGTGAGGCGGCCGCCGCCCCGGCGCCTGCGGTGTTCGCAGGCAAGGCGGGCGTTCCCGCGGGAACGCCCGGCGACGTCCAGACCCTGGCGCTCGGCGCCGTCGGCGGCGCCGTGCTGACGCTCATCGGCGTGCTGGTCGGCTACCGTCTCGGCCGCCGCGGGTAA
- the cutA gene encoding aerobic carbon-monoxide dehydrogenase large subunit, translating into MTTKLFGEPVRRREDQRLITGKGRYLDDIGHSALAAAFVRSPHAHARITDIDVEAALDVEGLVAIYTYDDLTGPMAEPLPVLIPHPQLTEPRTGYPLARDVVRHVGEPIVMVVATDRYVAEDVCDRIVVSYEELPVVVGVDAAHEASSCVHDDVPDNVAARHHQETGDVEPVLAASPRTLSFTQYIERSASMPMEGKGVHARWDADDRSLRVYTSTQASTSVRAAIAAKLQLSLDTVEVIAPDVGGGFGVKIMHPWPEELLVPMAAIALGREVKWAEDRREHFISSAHERQQRQDITVGYDDEGRITALDVHVLHDNGAYTPYGIIVPIITATQLVGPYAIPVYRVRVDSVYTNTVIVTPYRGAGRPQACYAMERTMDRIADELGLDRAVVRERNLIQPDQFPYDHHLTFQDGRPVIYDSGDYPGLLDKLRALVGWSEADRLRAEAAARGKLLGVGMALYVEGTGPGPYEGGHVQVLGSGKVLVSTGLTSQGQGHETAFAQIVASELGVPIEDVEVTTGDTRRFGYAVGTFASRAAVMSGNAIALAARGVREKALRIAADVLEVDPGDLEIDEGLVQVRGVPGSSIPLRTVAVLSNPLRYAFDEAAKQATQFAKAGDNDKPPVAEGDAPGLEHRDYYSPIRSTFASGAHAAIVEIDPATWEIDIVKYAVVHDCGNVVNPMIVEGQVQGGVAQGVGGALYERMVYDRDGQLTNASYMDFLMPYASEVPDIDIDHQQTPSPLNPLGIKGAGEAGVIPGTAAIASAIEDAVGRRIASMPISPTELYDLVRNDSSEMTATAARRAGTGVMA; encoded by the coding sequence GTGACGACGAAGCTGTTCGGCGAACCGGTCCGCCGGCGCGAGGATCAGCGCCTGATCACCGGCAAGGGTCGCTACCTCGACGACATCGGCCACTCCGCGCTCGCCGCCGCCTTCGTGCGGTCGCCGCACGCCCACGCCCGGATCACCGACATCGACGTCGAGGCTGCCCTGGACGTCGAGGGCCTGGTCGCCATCTACACCTACGACGACCTCACGGGACCGATGGCCGAGCCGCTGCCGGTGCTCATCCCGCACCCGCAGCTGACCGAGCCGCGCACCGGGTACCCGCTGGCGCGCGACGTCGTCCGGCACGTCGGCGAGCCGATCGTCATGGTCGTCGCGACCGACCGGTACGTCGCCGAGGACGTCTGCGACCGCATCGTCGTCAGCTACGAGGAGCTGCCGGTCGTCGTCGGCGTCGACGCCGCGCACGAGGCGAGCTCGTGCGTGCACGACGACGTCCCCGACAACGTGGCCGCCCGGCACCACCAGGAGACCGGCGACGTCGAGCCGGTCCTGGCGGCCTCGCCGCGCACGCTGAGCTTCACGCAGTACATCGAGCGCAGCGCCAGCATGCCGATGGAGGGCAAGGGCGTGCACGCGCGGTGGGACGCCGACGACCGATCGCTGCGGGTCTACACGAGCACCCAGGCGTCGACGTCGGTCCGGGCGGCGATAGCGGCGAAGCTCCAGCTCTCGCTGGACACGGTGGAGGTGATCGCACCCGACGTCGGCGGCGGCTTCGGCGTGAAGATCATGCACCCGTGGCCCGAGGAGCTGCTGGTCCCCATGGCGGCGATCGCGCTGGGGCGGGAGGTGAAGTGGGCCGAGGACCGGCGCGAGCACTTCATCTCCTCGGCGCACGAGCGGCAGCAGCGCCAGGACATCACCGTGGGGTACGACGACGAGGGCCGGATCACCGCGCTCGACGTGCACGTCCTGCACGACAACGGCGCGTATACGCCCTACGGGATCATCGTCCCGATCATCACCGCCACCCAGCTGGTCGGCCCGTACGCGATCCCCGTCTACCGGGTGCGCGTGGACAGCGTCTACACCAACACCGTCATCGTGACGCCGTACCGCGGCGCCGGGCGGCCGCAGGCCTGCTATGCGATGGAGCGGACGATGGACCGCATCGCCGACGAGCTGGGGTTGGACCGCGCCGTCGTCCGGGAGCGGAACCTGATCCAGCCCGACCAGTTCCCCTATGACCACCACCTGACGTTCCAGGACGGCCGGCCGGTCATCTACGACTCGGGCGACTACCCGGGGCTGCTGGACAAGCTGCGGGCGCTGGTGGGCTGGTCGGAGGCCGATCGTCTCCGTGCGGAGGCGGCCGCGCGCGGGAAGCTGCTCGGCGTCGGCATGGCCCTGTACGTGGAGGGCACCGGGCCCGGGCCGTACGAGGGCGGGCACGTGCAGGTGCTCGGCAGCGGCAAGGTGCTGGTCTCGACCGGGCTGACCTCGCAGGGCCAGGGCCACGAGACGGCGTTCGCGCAGATCGTGGCCAGTGAGCTCGGGGTGCCGATCGAGGACGTCGAGGTGACCACCGGTGACACCCGGCGGTTCGGCTACGCCGTGGGCACCTTCGCCTCGCGGGCCGCGGTGATGAGCGGCAACGCGATCGCACTGGCGGCCCGGGGTGTGCGCGAGAAGGCGCTGCGGATCGCCGCGGACGTGCTCGAGGTGGACCCGGGCGACCTGGAGATCGACGAGGGCCTGGTGCAGGTGCGCGGGGTGCCGGGGTCGTCGATCCCGCTGCGGACCGTCGCCGTGCTCTCCAACCCGCTGCGCTACGCGTTCGACGAGGCGGCCAAGCAGGCGACGCAGTTCGCCAAGGCCGGGGACAACGACAAGCCGCCGGTGGCCGAGGGCGATGCGCCGGGGCTGGAGCACCGCGACTACTACTCACCGATCCGGTCGACGTTCGCCTCCGGTGCGCATGCGGCGATCGTGGAGATCGACCCGGCCACCTGGGAGATCGACATCGTGAAGTACGCCGTGGTGCACGACTGCGGCAACGTGGTGAACCCGATGATCGTCGAGGGCCAGGTGCAGGGCGGCGTCGCGCAGGGCGTGGGCGGCGCGCTGTACGAGCGGATGGTCTACGACCGCGACGGCCAGCTGACGAACGCCTCCTACATGGACTTCCTGATGCCCTACGCCTCCGAGGTGCCGGACATCGACATCGACCACCAGCAGACGCCCTCGCCGCTGAACCCGCTGGGCATCAAGGGCGCCGGCGAGGCCGGCGTCATCCCCGGGACGGCGGCGATCGCCTCGGCGATCGAGGACGCGGTGGGACGGCGGATCGCGTCGATGCCGATCTCCCCCACGGAGCTGTACGACCTGGTGCGGAACGACTCGTCGGAGATGACCGCCACGGCTGCGCGCCGGGCGGGGACTGGAGTGATGGCGTGA
- a CDS encoding (2Fe-2S)-binding protein has translation MTDSERTISVTVNGVPRKATVPVRRLLSDALRHDLGLTGTHVGCEHGVCGACTVIVDGDPVRSCLMLAVQVDGSSVQTVEGLARDDHQGGQALHPVQEAFRECHALQCGFCTPGFLMTIAAGLESRNSAQEISEEEVDELIGGNLCRCTGYANIKKAVRHAAAAMKDDA, from the coding sequence ATGACCGACTCCGAACGGACCATCAGCGTCACGGTCAACGGTGTTCCACGGAAAGCGACCGTGCCGGTGCGCCGGCTGCTGTCGGATGCGCTGCGCCACGATCTCGGGCTGACCGGCACGCACGTCGGCTGCGAGCACGGGGTGTGCGGGGCGTGCACGGTGATCGTCGACGGCGATCCGGTCCGCTCGTGCCTGATGCTCGCCGTCCAGGTGGACGGGTCGTCGGTGCAGACGGTCGAAGGTCTCGCGCGCGACGACCACCAGGGCGGGCAGGCGCTGCACCCGGTGCAGGAGGCCTTCCGCGAGTGCCACGCCCTGCAGTGCGGCTTCTGCACGCCGGGCTTCCTGATGACGATCGCCGCGGGGCTCGAGTCGCGGAACAGCGCCCAGGAGATCTCCGAGGAGGAGGTCGACGAGCTGATCGGCGGCAACCTCTGCCGGTGCACCGGCTACGCCAACATCAAGAAGGCCGTGCGGCACGCCGCCGCCGCGATGAAGGACGACGCCTGA
- a CDS encoding FAD binding domain-containing protein, translating into MKPAPFRYADPRTLEEAIAALSSEGAGAKVLAGGQSLLPLLSMRLAAPAVLVDINRVPGLDTVEITGDGVRVGALVRHNALLKDDAAARVQPLLARAGAFVAHPAIRNRGTTVGSIAHADPSGEMTSVLALTDGTVTVATPAGVETVAWRDFFVGPLETSISGPAVVTSALFPALPPRSGTAFDEVARRKGDYAVCGAGVVVTLSEDRRIESVRASYVSVGLTPEVHDLTEAVAGSPVEQADWAAAGALARTLVDPDTDIHASADYRRLLVGVLTERTCVSAAAEAAGRAA; encoded by the coding sequence ATGAAACCCGCTCCCTTCCGCTACGCCGATCCCCGGACCCTCGAAGAAGCCATCGCGGCCCTGTCGAGCGAGGGTGCGGGCGCCAAGGTGCTCGCCGGTGGCCAGTCGCTGCTCCCGCTGCTCTCCATGCGGCTCGCAGCGCCGGCCGTCCTGGTGGACATCAACCGGGTGCCCGGCCTCGACACCGTCGAGATCACCGGGGACGGCGTGCGGGTGGGAGCACTGGTCCGGCACAACGCACTGCTGAAGGACGACGCCGCTGCCCGGGTCCAGCCGTTGCTGGCCCGGGCGGGGGCGTTCGTCGCCCACCCGGCGATCCGCAACCGGGGCACCACCGTCGGCTCCATCGCGCACGCCGACCCTTCGGGCGAGATGACCTCGGTCCTCGCCCTGACCGACGGCACCGTCACCGTGGCCACCCCGGCCGGCGTCGAGACCGTGGCCTGGCGCGACTTCTTCGTCGGCCCGCTGGAGACGTCGATCTCCGGCCCGGCCGTCGTCACCTCTGCTCTCTTCCCCGCGCTGCCTCCCCGCTCGGGGACGGCGTTCGACGAGGTCGCCCGCCGCAAGGGCGACTACGCGGTGTGCGGCGCGGGCGTCGTCGTCACCCTGTCCGAGGACCGCCGCATCGAGTCGGTACGCGCCTCCTACGTCTCCGTGGGGCTGACCCCGGAGGTGCACGACCTGACCGAGGCCGTTGCCGGTTCACCGGTGGAGCAGGCCGACTGGGCCGCCGCCGGGGCGCTGGCCCGCACGCTGGTCGACCCGGACACCGACATCCACGCCAGCGCGGACTACCGGCGGCTGCTGGTGGGCGTGCTGACCGAACGCACCTGCGTTTCCGCCGCCGCGGAAGCCGCTGGGAGGGCTGCATGA
- a CDS encoding uracil-xanthine permease family protein codes for MAFGWKLYGDGKTPPLGEAVAPDERLSWPRTVGIGAQHVVAMFGATFVFPLIMGLDANLAIMMSGIATIIFLLIVKGQVPSYLGTSAAFVGGVLAVRAQTDSDAAVLGAILVSGVVLALAGLVIHFMGPRAINAALPPAVTGAVVLLIGFNLAPVVANVYWPQDQWVGLATMTFVIVASLLLRGFWSRISILLGLIFGYLFSVLLDVIAGPITSPDGTGAVVTRDRINFDAVAQADWIGLPEFTAPSFSVPFTLLVLPAVIALIAENAGHVKAVAAMTKRDLDPVMGRAVFADGVATVVATSVGGSPTTTYAENIGVMAATRVYSTAAYYVAAIVAILLGLVPKFGALINIIPGGVLGGITVVLYGMIGLLGAKIWKENRVDFANPINLVPLAAGIIIAIGNVTLNVTDTFPLSGIALGTIVVVVGWHLARAVAPAEMKAALLEEGGFVDGTGPALGHAGGHEVRPDPSSVDQVGRPGVLGGSTPGDEGAHRR; via the coding sequence ATGGCGTTCGGGTGGAAGCTCTACGGGGATGGCAAGACGCCCCCGCTCGGTGAGGCCGTCGCTCCCGACGAACGCCTCTCCTGGCCGCGCACGGTAGGGATCGGCGCGCAGCACGTCGTCGCCATGTTCGGCGCGACGTTCGTCTTCCCGCTCATCATGGGGCTGGACGCGAACCTCGCGATCATGATGAGCGGTATCGCGACGATCATCTTCCTGCTGATCGTCAAGGGGCAGGTGCCCAGCTACCTGGGCACCAGCGCCGCCTTCGTCGGCGGTGTGCTGGCGGTACGGGCGCAGACCGACAGCGACGCCGCCGTCCTGGGCGCGATCCTGGTGTCCGGCGTCGTGCTGGCCCTGGCCGGCCTGGTCATCCACTTCATGGGCCCCCGGGCGATCAACGCCGCACTGCCGCCGGCGGTCACCGGGGCAGTCGTCCTGCTGATCGGGTTCAACCTGGCCCCGGTGGTGGCCAACGTGTACTGGCCGCAGGACCAGTGGGTCGGCCTGGCGACCATGACGTTCGTGATCGTCGCCTCGCTGCTGCTGCGCGGTTTCTGGTCGCGGATCTCGATCCTGCTCGGCCTGATCTTCGGCTACCTGTTCTCGGTCCTGCTCGACGTGATCGCTGGTCCGATCACCTCGCCGGACGGCACGGGGGCGGTCGTCACCCGCGACCGGATCAACTTCGACGCGGTCGCCCAGGCCGACTGGATCGGGCTGCCGGAGTTCACGGCCCCGAGCTTCTCGGTGCCCTTCACCCTGCTGGTGCTGCCCGCGGTGATCGCGCTGATCGCCGAGAACGCCGGGCACGTCAAGGCGGTCGCCGCGATGACCAAGCGCGACCTGGACCCGGTCATGGGCCGGGCGGTGTTCGCCGACGGTGTCGCCACCGTCGTCGCCACCTCGGTCGGCGGCTCCCCGACGACGACGTACGCGGAGAACATCGGGGTCATGGCCGCCACCCGCGTGTACTCGACGGCGGCCTACTACGTGGCCGCGATCGTCGCGATCCTGCTGGGCCTGGTGCCGAAGTTCGGCGCGCTGATCAACATCATCCCGGGCGGGGTGCTCGGCGGGATCACCGTCGTCCTCTACGGGATGATCGGCCTGCTCGGCGCCAAGATCTGGAAGGAGAACCGGGTCGACTTCGCCAATCCGATCAACCTGGTGCCGCTGGCGGCCGGGATCATCATCGCCATCGGCAACGTGACCCTGAACGTCACCGACACCTTCCCGCTGAGCGGCATCGCCCTGGGCACGATCGTCGTCGTCGTCGGCTGGCACCTCGCCCGGGCCGTGGCGCCCGCGGAGATGAAGGCCGCGCTCCTCGAGGAAGGCGGATTCGTGGACGGCACCGGGCCGGCCCTGGGGCACGCCGGTGGGCACGAGGTCCGGCCGGACCCGTCGTCGGTCGACCAGGTCGGCCGGCCGGGGGTCCTCGGCGGCTCCACGCCGGGAGACGAAGGCGCGCACCGCCGATGA
- a CDS encoding succinyl-CoA synthetase subunit alpha: MSSPAPARGDAAVSVQLRSGVYADSVKLMQVSRRIGARDGVSAVLVAMATPLNLELAAGMGLAPDGDVSPEQLLIAVRAEDDDALAAALADVDAALAERERSTGTADAIPHRTVGAGLDELAPDVPALAIVSVPGAYAAVEAADAIAAGRSVLVFSDGVPVEQEVALKRAAHDAGVLVMGPDCGTAIVSGVALGFANVVRPGTVGLVAASGTGAQQVSCLLDMAGVGVSHVLGVGGRDLSEAVGGLATLDALAALDADPATERVLLVSKPPAPSVAAAVTSFADGLGVPVRSAALSPESPDLTAAVEALLADMGLDVPVWPARPGPAEAAVPGAVLKGLYSGGTLADEAMLLASPALGGIRSNTPLEPGLGLGTDLSASGHLVIDFGDDALTVGRAHPMIDPTLRLEAIAGLAASDEPAVLLLDVVLGHGADPDPAGALVPALEAARAARSLPVVVALIGTEGDPQGWSRQADALAAAGAAVFSSNAAATRYALDLLGARA; this comes from the coding sequence ATGAGTTCCCCAGCCCCCGCCCGCGGAGACGCGGCGGTCTCGGTGCAACTGCGCTCCGGGGTCTACGCCGACTCGGTCAAGCTGATGCAGGTGAGCCGCCGGATCGGCGCGCGGGACGGCGTCTCCGCCGTGCTGGTCGCCATGGCGACGCCGCTGAACCTGGAGCTCGCGGCCGGCATGGGCCTGGCTCCCGACGGTGACGTCTCGCCCGAGCAGCTGCTGATCGCCGTCCGGGCCGAGGACGACGACGCGCTCGCCGCCGCGCTCGCCGACGTCGACGCCGCCCTCGCCGAGCGGGAGCGCTCCACCGGCACCGCCGATGCCATCCCGCACCGCACGGTCGGCGCGGGCCTCGACGAGCTCGCCCCGGACGTCCCGGCCCTGGCGATCGTCAGCGTGCCCGGCGCCTACGCCGCCGTGGAGGCCGCCGACGCGATCGCCGCCGGCCGCAGCGTGCTGGTCTTCTCCGACGGCGTCCCGGTCGAGCAGGAGGTCGCGCTCAAGCGGGCCGCGCACGACGCCGGCGTCCTCGTCATGGGCCCCGACTGCGGGACGGCGATCGTCTCCGGCGTGGCCCTCGGCTTCGCCAACGTCGTCCGCCCCGGCACCGTGGGGCTGGTCGCCGCCTCCGGCACCGGCGCCCAGCAGGTCTCCTGCCTGCTCGACATGGCCGGCGTCGGCGTCTCGCACGTGCTGGGCGTCGGCGGACGTGACCTCTCCGAGGCCGTCGGTGGCCTCGCGACCCTCGACGCCCTCGCCGCCCTGGACGCCGACCCGGCCACCGAGCGGGTCCTGCTGGTGTCCAAGCCCCCGGCGCCGTCGGTGGCCGCCGCGGTGACGTCCTTCGCCGACGGCCTGGGCGTCCCCGTCCGGTCCGCCGCGCTCTCCCCGGAGAGCCCCGACCTCACCGCCGCGGTCGAGGCGCTGCTGGCCGACATGGGCCTCGACGTGCCGGTGTGGCCGGCGCGGCCCGGGCCGGCCGAGGCAGCGGTGCCCGGAGCGGTGCTCAAGGGGCTCTACTCCGGCGGCACGCTGGCCGACGAGGCCATGCTGCTCGCCTCCCCGGCGCTGGGCGGCATCCGCTCGAACACCCCGCTGGAACCCGGACTGGGCCTCGGTACGGACCTGTCCGCCTCCGGGCACCTGGTGATCGACTTCGGCGACGACGCCCTCACGGTCGGCCGCGCGCACCCGATGATCGACCCGACGCTGCGGCTGGAGGCGATCGCCGGCCTCGCCGCCTCCGACGAGCCCGCCGTGCTGCTGCTCGACGTCGTCCTGGGCCACGGCGCCGACCCCGACCCGGCCGGGGCGCTCGTGCCCGCGCTCGAGGCCGCCCGCGCCGCACGCTCGCTGCCGGTGGTCGTCGCGCTGATCGGCACCGAGGGCGATCCGCAGGGCTGGTCACGCCAGGCCGACGCGCTGGCCGCCGCCGGCGCCGCCGTCTTCTCCTCCAACGCCGCGGCCACGCGGTACGCCCTCGACCTGCTGGGAGCTCGCGCATGA
- a CDS encoding DUF1116 domain-containing protein, translated as MSLGNLLSGPPSIVAAGVDVFSEALRAQGAEVSDVDWRPPGFGDPADLAALALDARRAAANRTAVERLLAAGSVLVDVRPAREVIGLEDRTLLHSGPPLTWETASGPMRGALVGACLFEGWADDVEEAEILLASGAITLDPCHHHRTVGPMAGVTSPSMWMWCLEDPVGGGRAYCNLNEGLGKVLRMGAFNEEVQARLRWMRDVLGPILSKAVRGSIDAGNDPIDVKGILAQMLQMGDEGHNRNRAGSLMALRELSPSIVAVDAASSGHSADDIAAVLRFIGGNEHFFLNLGMPTAKLATDAARDVPGSSMVTVLSRNGTEFGIQTAGTGDRWFTAPANTPVGLFLGDYGPDDANPDIGDSAIMEAYGVGGFAMAAAPAIVRFVGGTVPDALATTERMYQLTLTENPAMAIPIMGFRGSPTGIDVLKVARTGWLPQINTGMAGRIAGTGQVGAGLVQPPQECFEQALAALAEAARTA; from the coding sequence ATGAGTCTCGGGAACCTGCTGTCCGGCCCGCCGTCCATCGTCGCCGCCGGCGTCGACGTCTTCTCCGAGGCGCTGCGTGCCCAGGGCGCCGAGGTCTCCGACGTCGACTGGCGCCCGCCGGGCTTCGGCGACCCGGCCGACCTCGCCGCGCTCGCGCTCGACGCCCGCCGCGCCGCGGCCAACCGCACTGCGGTCGAGCGGCTGCTGGCCGCCGGGTCGGTGCTCGTCGACGTCCGCCCCGCCCGGGAGGTGATCGGGCTCGAGGACCGCACGCTGCTGCACTCCGGCCCGCCGCTCACCTGGGAGACGGCCTCCGGCCCGATGCGGGGCGCGCTGGTCGGCGCCTGCCTGTTCGAGGGCTGGGCCGACGACGTCGAGGAGGCCGAGATCCTGCTCGCCTCCGGCGCGATCACCCTCGACCCCTGCCACCACCACCGCACCGTCGGCCCGATGGCCGGCGTGACCAGCCCGTCGATGTGGATGTGGTGCCTGGAGGACCCGGTCGGCGGCGGCCGGGCCTACTGCAACCTCAACGAGGGCCTCGGCAAGGTCCTGCGCATGGGCGCGTTCAACGAGGAGGTGCAGGCCCGGCTGCGCTGGATGCGCGACGTGCTCGGGCCGATCCTGTCGAAGGCCGTGCGCGGCTCGATCGACGCCGGCAACGACCCCATCGACGTCAAGGGGATCCTCGCCCAGATGCTGCAGATGGGCGACGAGGGGCACAACCGCAACCGCGCGGGGTCGCTGATGGCGCTGCGTGAGCTCTCGCCGTCGATCGTGGCCGTCGACGCCGCCTCGTCCGGCCATTCCGCCGATGACATAGCCGCAGTACTGCGTTTCATCGGCGGCAACGAGCACTTCTTCCTCAACCTGGGCATGCCGACGGCGAAGCTCGCGACGGACGCCGCCCGCGACGTCCCCGGCTCCTCGATGGTGACCGTGCTGTCCCGGAACGGCACCGAGTTCGGCATCCAGACCGCCGGCACCGGCGACCGCTGGTTCACCGCCCCGGCCAACACCCCGGTCGGGCTGTTCCTCGGCGACTACGGCCCCGACGACGCCAACCCCGACATCGGTGACTCCGCCATCATGGAGGCCTACGGCGTCGGCGGGTTCGCCATGGCCGCCGCACCCGCGATCGTCCGGTTCGTCGGCGGCACCGTTCCCGACGCGCTGGCGACGACCGAGCGGATGTACCAGCTCACGCTCACCGAGAACCCGGCCATGGCCATCCCGATCATGGGCTTCCGCGGCTCACCCACCGGCATCGACGTGCTCAAGGTGGCCCGCACCGGCTGGCTGCCGCAGATCAACACCGGCATGGCCGGGCGGATCGCCGGCACCGGCCAGGTCGGCGCCGGGCTCGTCCAGCCGCCGCAGGAGTGCTTCGAGCAGGCGCTGGCCGCGCTCGCCGAGGCAGCCCGCACCGCCTGA
- a CDS encoding tripartite tricarboxylate transporter substrate binding protein, with translation MTPTRLLAALLTATVLTACGGDDPGSGGEAAAEFPTENVRLLVPYTAGGPTDIAARALAKHMEEELDQSVVVENLPGASGATAYQQLIAAEADGHTLSMTALPTAVLNYLSNDVGYTAEDFSYIGVVTRVPSGILVPADSPYEDLESLFEAAKADPGSVTVGTPGATNTHAAETQRITQLYDVPLTVVPFNGNAEVQTALLGGNVTAGFVNLSQDMLPAVESGDLRVLAVGSEEPLPYVDAPTFVELGFPELVQSTTTFGVIAPAGIPDEVTQTLEDTLRSAAEESSVVETLDERYVPEEFIGSEGLAELFTETEETFRDVMGG, from the coding sequence ATGACACCCACCCGCCTGCTCGCCGCCCTGCTCACCGCCACCGTGCTGACCGCCTGCGGCGGCGACGACCCGGGATCGGGCGGCGAGGCGGCGGCGGAGTTCCCGACGGAGAACGTGCGACTGCTGGTGCCCTACACCGCCGGCGGGCCGACCGACATCGCGGCACGGGCACTGGCGAAGCACATGGAGGAGGAGCTCGACCAATCCGTCGTCGTCGAGAACCTCCCGGGCGCCTCGGGCGCCACCGCCTACCAGCAGCTCATCGCCGCCGAGGCCGACGGGCACACGCTGTCGATGACCGCCCTGCCGACCGCGGTGCTGAACTACCTGAGCAACGACGTCGGCTACACCGCCGAGGACTTCTCCTACATCGGCGTCGTCACCCGCGTGCCGTCGGGCATCCTGGTGCCCGCCGACTCGCCGTACGAGGACCTGGAGTCGCTCTTCGAGGCCGCGAAGGCAGACCCCGGCTCCGTCACCGTGGGTACGCCCGGCGCCACGAACACGCATGCCGCCGAGACCCAGCGGATCACCCAGCTCTACGACGTCCCGCTCACCGTGGTGCCCTTCAACGGCAACGCGGAGGTGCAGACGGCGCTGCTCGGCGGGAACGTCACCGCCGGCTTCGTGAACCTCTCCCAGGACATGCTCCCGGCCGTCGAGTCCGGTGACCTGCGCGTCCTCGCCGTCGGCAGCGAGGAGCCCCTGCCGTACGTCGACGCGCCCACCTTCGTCGAGCTGGGTTTCCCCGAGCTGGTCCAGAGCACGACCACCTTCGGGGTGATCGCGCCCGCCGGGATCCCCGACGAGGTGACGCAGACCCTCGAGGACACGCTGCGCAGCGCAGCGGAGGAGTCGTCGGTGGTGGAGACGCTGGACGAGCGCTACGTGCCCGAGGAGTTCATCGGCAGCGAGGGCCTGGCCGAGCTGTTCACCGAGACCGAGGAGACCTTTCGCGACGTGATGGGCGGGTGA